The Patescibacteria group bacterium genome window below encodes:
- a CDS encoding RlpA-like double-psi beta-barrel domain-containing protein yields MILNIIYSDPSLSVLSLSLKYLKSFIKPRFFKKTSSLLLFALLSLGILVSPSLLIAEEGTVITPLPNRVHEVVVGETELSLNRALNAFDGALEVGLPAGQLKTASSVVLTELNESITPPTGLTLVGPMYQIDMPAASFNAGRFFVSIKSSESSNYKQLYFYDKNHPGGWRPLPSNENFGKKVVSSYITFPFTRIAMFESPGVLVKGKASWYRHRGGLFAASPDFPLGTRLRVINTGNWKSVDVVVNDHGPNRGVHPDRVVDLDAVAFGVIAGLGEGVVNVVVEKLPDHIPSRSPGGAVVAASVLSGENSSSSLPVKAKAAMVLNSADNSILWSKGAEQVLPMASLTKLIALKVFMDTRPDLNRVVSYSVKDEEFNHLYVPAGQSARLRLQDGDQLPIRDFVNSSLVGSTNNTVESLVRVSGLTREAFIMRMNALVREWGARQTRFVEPTGLSKDNITTASEYAMIARLVWLDPFIASASVLPSYGLTTLNTKRFHSFKNTNSLAHGQDRSILGSKTGFINASGHCLATKWSTDKNKNVIVVVLGSPTRQASLDDTLALTNFARQHIQ; encoded by the coding sequence ATGATTCTAAATATAATATATTCTGACCCTTCTTTATCTGTATTATCTTTATCCTTAAAATATCTTAAGTCATTTATAAAGCCAAGATTTTTTAAAAAAACTTCTTCTTTATTATTGTTTGCCTTATTATCTTTAGGTATTTTAGTTTCTCCTTCTCTTTTAATCGCCGAAGAGGGAACTGTGATAACTCCTTTACCTAATCGTGTTCATGAAGTTGTTGTTGGGGAAACCGAGCTTTCCTTAAACCGCGCTCTTAATGCTTTTGATGGAGCATTGGAGGTGGGTCTACCAGCCGGACAACTTAAGACCGCTTCATCTGTTGTTCTAACCGAACTTAATGAAAGTATTACTCCACCTACCGGCTTAACACTTGTTGGACCGATGTACCAAATAGATATGCCGGCTGCGTCTTTTAATGCTGGCAGATTCTTTGTTAGTATTAAAAGTTCTGAATCTTCTAATTATAAACAACTTTATTTTTACGATAAAAATCATCCGGGTGGTTGGCGACCTTTGCCTTCTAATGAGAACTTTGGCAAAAAAGTAGTGAGTAGTTATATTACTTTTCCTTTTACCAGAATTGCCATGTTTGAAAGTCCAGGGGTTTTAGTTAAAGGGAAAGCTAGTTGGTATCGTCACCGAGGCGGACTTTTTGCCGCTTCTCCCGATTTTCCTTTAGGTACTAGACTTAGAGTTATTAATACTGGTAATTGGAAGTCGGTGGATGTAGTGGTTAATGATCATGGTCCCAATAGAGGAGTTCATCCGGATCGTGTAGTAGATCTTGATGCAGTCGCCTTTGGAGTAATTGCTGGTTTAGGCGAAGGTGTTGTTAACGTGGTAGTGGAAAAACTACCCGATCATATACCTTCTCGTTCGCCCGGGGGAGCAGTAGTAGCGGCCTCTGTTTTGTCTGGAGAAAATTCTTCCTCAAGCTTACCGGTTAAAGCCAAGGCGGCTATGGTTTTAAACAGTGCGGACAATTCCATTCTTTGGAGTAAAGGAGCTGAACAGGTTTTACCAATGGCCAGTTTAACCAAACTTATTGCCCTTAAGGTTTTTATGGACACTCGTCCTGATCTTAACCGGGTGGTTAGCTATTCCGTTAAGGATGAAGAGTTTAATCATCTCTATGTACCAGCCGGACAGTCCGCTAGGCTTAGATTACAGGATGGTGATCAATTACCAATTCGCGATTTTGTTAATTCTTCTTTGGTTGGTTCAACCAATAACACAGTGGAATCATTGGTAAGAGTCTCCGGTTTAACACGTGAGGCTTTTATTATGCGTATGAACGCTTTGGTTAGAGAATGGGGAGCTCGCCAAACGCGTTTTGTTGAACCAACCGGTCTATCTAAAGACAATATTACTACTGCCTCAGAGTATGCCATGATTGCTCGTCTTGTTTGGCTTGATCCTTTCATAGCTTCAGCTAGTGTTTTACCTTCATACGGTTTAACTACCCTTAATACTAAAAGATTTCACAGTTTTAAAAACACCAACAGTTTGGCTCATGGACAAGATCGCAGTATTCTTGGTTCCAAGACCGGCTTTATTAACGCCTCGGGACACTGTTTAGCCACCAAGTGGTCGACAGATAAAAATAAAAATGTTATTGTAGTAGTATTGGGTTCCCCGACCAGACAAGCTAGTCTAGATGACACCTTGGCCTTAACGAATTTTGCCCGACAACATATTCAATAG